GGCGCTCAATTACTATCGCACTTTGCCAAATTAAAATAATAAAAACTATAATTACAACAAACTCAAGAAGGGAAATAGCAAAAGCATAATTATATAACTTCGCTAATTCACCATTAAGTATTAACCAACCCACCACAAAAAGGACAATTAGTGCTGGCAATAACAAACACACAGCTATCACACCACCATAACCATAATTAGTTCTTACCCGCATTAACCACTGTCGATAACTCGCCCACAGAATCCCCATCACCACTACCATAAATTTTCAATAAGTTGACCGCAATGTTATTTTATGTTTTTAATATTACTTCGATTACTTCCTGTTGGAGAAATTTTTAATTTCACCATCAGCACAAAAACCCAAATCATGATAGAAAACAATTATGATTAAAAAATCTATCTGAGGGAATATTTTATAATTTGTGTTTGTATGATATTTAACTCCATGTTGTTAAAAAAATGTAGGTTGGGTTGACCCAAGGAAACCCAACAAAATTCTGAATCAAGTTGAGTCAAGATTCCTCCTGACTCCTAACCTTAGTTAGTCACCATTCCCAAACCGCTTGATTAGATCTTCAGGACGGAGATTAGAAATAAATTCACGGAAAGCTTCCTGTTCAGCCTCATCAGCATCACGATCTACGGGAATAGAAGCATCAGCTACTACTTCTTCCATAACCCAGATAGGAGTATTTGTACGGAGAGCTATAGCGATCGCATCACTCGGACGAGCATCAATTTCTTTTTTGACATCGCCTTGCTGAAGAATCAACGCCGCATAAAAAGTATCTTTTTGCAAGGTATGAATAATAACTTTATCCAAAGTCATATTCCATGTTTCCAGCATATTCACAATCAAATCGTGGGTTAAAGGTCGAGGCGGCTTTTGATTTTCCATTGCCCCCATAATTGCTCTGGCCTGTTCTTGACCTATATAAATAGGCAAAGCGCGACGATCTGAACCATCCTTCAAAAGTACAATTGGGCTGCGGGTGATTGCATCTAATGCTATACCAGCGACTTTCATTTCTATCATTGGTTCAGCCTCTAAAGTTCCTTAATCGCCTGGAAATTTGTAACAGATAATACACTCTTCATCAAATTAAAAATTAAGAATTAAAAATTAAAAAAAGCAGCCTAAACCAGCTTTTTAGGAATTTTTAATGGTTATTTGACTGTTACTGTGGTGTACTAACAATTAGGTATAAATAAACTAATTTCACACCATCTTAACAACTAATTTATTTATCCTTCATATTTTATCCTTCTTTAATCCTCCGATTCAAGTATGCCTGGGGATTGATGTTAATATGTTAATATTCATTTACCGGAATTGGGAAAGAAATTAAAATGGGAAAGCTTTACATTTTTTCCCAGAATTATTAGTTAATTTCCGCCAAAATTAGGGAATAAATAAAATTAGTTTTGGAAAAGCTGTGTTTACAGGATTAATTCAAGGTTTGGGAACGATAAAACCCGTAATGGGAGATTTGTGGCAGATTAGTTATCTAAATCAGTCAAAGATGATCATTCAGGACTTAGCCTATGGTGATAGTGTGGCGGTAGATGGCGTGTGTCTAACAGTTGAAGAAATCTTAAAAGATGGGTTTATTGCCACCGCTTCGCCGGAAACCCTCCGCCGCACTACATTGGGTAAAGAAGAAATGCAACAAAGATCCGTCAACTTAGAAACGTCCCTGCGGGTAGGTGGTAAAGTCGGCGGTCATTTTGTCATGGGTCATGTAGATGGAATTGGTCAGTTAATCACATCTGAACAAACAGCT
The DNA window shown above is from Anabaena sp. WA102 and carries:
- a CDS encoding bifunctional nuclease family protein, with product MIEMKVAGIALDAITRSPIVLLKDGSDRRALPIYIGQEQARAIMGAMENQKPPRPLTHDLIVNMLETWNMTLDKVIIHTLQKDTFYAALILQQGDVKKEIDARPSDAIAIALRTNTPIWVMEEVVADASIPVDRDADEAEQEAFREFISNLRPEDLIKRFGNGD
- a CDS encoding riboflavin synthase: MFTGLIQGLGTIKPVMGDLWQISYLNQSKMIIQDLAYGDSVAVDGVCLTVEEILKDGFIATASPETLRRTTLGKEEMQQRSVNLETSLRVGGKVGGHFVMGHVDGIGQLITSEQTASSWEMTFIAPEAIARYIVPKGSIAINGISLTIAAYKSESSQFTVAVIPLTYSETNLSHLVAGSWVNLEGDILGKYVEKFLTPGNNHHQQEEITTAFLAENGYL